In the Nicotiana tabacum cultivar K326 chromosome 16, ASM71507v2, whole genome shotgun sequence genome, one interval contains:
- the LOC142170179 gene encoding uncharacterized protein LOC142170179, with translation MGDSSQTGVGTSHANSQLLDCNDPLFVHPSNTPGIALVPQLLVGTENYSEWNRSMKMSLLVKNKIDFIDGTCTREKYEAYPFKLHQWDRCNAIVQSWIMSLVAQKLRKRIVYSSNAHKVWEAFKERFDKVHATKVYHMNREIGSLTQGISSISIYYSRLNDLWVEFESIIPFPGCDCVKSREFVVFLRQQKLMKFLMGLNDTYSPQRSQILMMNPTPTIDQAYSMLI, from the coding sequence ATGGGTGATTCTTCACAAACTGGAGTCGGAACTTCACATGCAAACAGTCAATTGCTCGATTGCAACGATCCGTTATTCGTTCATCCCTCAAACACGCCGGGGATTGCGCTGGTTCCTCAACTGTTGGTCGGAACAGAGAATTACTCGGAATGGAATCGCTCTATGAAAATGTCACTTTTAGTAAAGAACAAAATAGATTTCATTGATGGAACCTGTACTAGGGAGAAATATGAAGCATATCCGTTCAAGTTGCACCAGTGGGATCGATGTAATGCCATTGTACAGTCATGGATCATGAGTTTAGTGGCTCAAAAGCTTAGGAAACGTATTGTTTACTCCTCAAATGCACACAAGGTTTGGGAAGCCTTTAAAGAAAGGTTTGACAAAGTGCATGCAACTAAGGTGTATCACATGAACAGAGAAATTGGAAGTCTGACCCAAGGAATATCGAGTATCTCAATCTATTACTCAAGGTTAAATGATCTATGGGTTGAGTTTGAGTCAATTATACCGTTTCCTGGGTGTGATTGTGTAAAATCTAGAGAATTTGTTGTTTTTCTACGCCAACAAAAATTGATGAAGTTTCTGATGGGGTTGAATGATACATATTCGCCACAAAGGAGCCAAATCCTGATGATGAATCCTACGCCCACAATTGATCAGGCTTATTCAATGTTGATCTAG